Proteins encoded in a region of the Paenibacillus sp. W2I17 genome:
- a CDS encoding GntR family transcriptional regulator: protein MPIPKDFSLPVRMSAKERAFSQIQRWIIDGTLQPGEKLIDAEMAESLGVSRTPIREAFQLLEVQGLVSMHPGKETKVTNIEKNDIFKMYSTMAALQALAAEITAQTIVPEQIEKLRSINLEFASSIKNGQVYQAMEVDEQFHNYIVELSDNPYVATFNTSLQIHIRRFKYVFLKQPITATLASVEEHDQIIKAFEGKNSNDAHNLMKQNFIRPMQELNEIL from the coding sequence ATGCCAATTCCTAAAGATTTTTCCTTACCAGTCCGTATGTCCGCAAAAGAAAGAGCGTTTTCTCAGATTCAGCGATGGATCATTGATGGAACACTGCAACCAGGTGAAAAGCTTATTGATGCGGAAATGGCTGAATCGCTTGGAGTCAGCCGGACACCGATTCGGGAGGCATTTCAGTTACTTGAAGTTCAAGGCCTCGTGTCCATGCATCCAGGAAAAGAAACAAAAGTAACGAATATTGAGAAAAACGATATTTTTAAGATGTATTCAACGATGGCTGCTCTTCAGGCCTTAGCTGCTGAAATCACCGCCCAAACTATTGTTCCAGAACAGATCGAGAAACTAAGATCCATAAATTTGGAATTCGCAAGTTCTATTAAAAATGGCCAAGTTTATCAGGCTATGGAGGTGGATGAGCAATTTCATAATTATATTGTGGAGCTCTCAGATAATCCTTATGTAGCTACATTTAATACATCTCTTCAGATTCACATTAGGCGATTTAAATACGTATTTTTAAAACAACCTATTACGGCTACACTAGCTTCAGTTGAAGAACATGATCAGATTATTAAAGCTTTTGAAGGCAAAAATAGCAACGATGCCCATAATTTAATGAAACAAAATTTTATTCGACCGATGCAGGAACTGAACGAAATACTTTGA
- a CDS encoding VOC family protein, with translation MKILNHFIPVFTEQLESTVAYYESLANRSMDRTWDIPEAGLSLATVYPYVIVSGSPDAMEPAKSLRAVVYVDSMNELKEELKKQNTLIIRDQYGPIGPSIFVQHPDGSFIEYVEPAQATA, from the coding sequence ATGAAAATCTTAAATCATTTTATCCCCGTTTTTACCGAGCAACTTGAATCAACCGTTGCTTATTATGAATCTCTTGCTAACCGATCTATGGATCGGACGTGGGACATTCCTGAAGCTGGCTTATCTTTAGCCACAGTATATCCTTACGTTATTGTATCTGGAAGTCCCGATGCCATGGAGCCTGCTAAATCACTCCGTGCCGTGGTATATGTGGATTCCATGAACGAATTGAAGGAAGAATTAAAAAAACAAAATACCCTTATAATAAGGGATCAGTATGGTCCTATTGGTCCAAGCATTTTTGTGCAGCATCCCGATGGCAGTTTTATTGAATATGTAGAGCCTGCGCAAGCTACTGCTTGA
- a CDS encoding oxidoreductase, with amino-acid sequence MRPNWTPDDLPNLRGKTAIVTGGNGGVGYYTALELAKHGAKVIIGSRDPRRGEEAIIKMKQTAPNIDVTVEPLNLADLKSVRSFGDTIHGKVKGIDVLINNAGVMAVPTRELTADGFEMHFGTNHLGHFALTGLLLPLIEKKHGRIVTVSAQSAQMGDIDFSDLKMDKKYRPMAGYNRSKLSNILFARELNRRVKKKGITSIAVHPGTSPTGIGRNAPKGTKAFGLLLMKIFGTPPDQSSWPSLIAATDSTITGDIYVGLGMNPLKTKKPKFVDFPKKALDVQLAERLWLLSEKLTGVHYDL; translated from the coding sequence ATGAGACCAAACTGGACGCCTGACGATCTCCCAAACTTAAGAGGAAAAACCGCTATCGTGACGGGGGGCAATGGCGGGGTGGGCTATTATACGGCATTAGAGCTAGCGAAGCACGGTGCCAAAGTGATCATTGGAAGCCGTGATCCTAGGCGCGGCGAAGAAGCGATCATAAAGATGAAACAAACGGCACCAAATATAGATGTAACAGTGGAGCCATTAAACTTGGCTGATCTGAAGTCAGTTCGAAGCTTTGGCGACACGATCCACGGGAAAGTGAAAGGAATAGACGTCCTTATAAACAATGCTGGGGTAATGGCAGTTCCCACTCGTGAACTGACGGCCGATGGTTTTGAAATGCACTTTGGAACCAATCATCTTGGACACTTCGCGTTGACAGGTCTGCTATTGCCATTAATTGAAAAGAAACACGGTCGAATCGTTACAGTTAGCGCACAGTCAGCTCAAATGGGTGATATAGATTTTTCTGATTTAAAAATGGATAAGAAATACAGACCAATGGCAGGATACAATCGCTCGAAACTTTCAAACATACTGTTTGCCCGAGAATTAAATCGACGTGTGAAAAAGAAAGGTATCACTTCTATAGCAGTACATCCTGGTACAAGTCCTACAGGAATCGGGAGAAACGCACCGAAGGGAACCAAAGCATTCGGACTGCTATTAATGAAAATATTCGGAACTCCTCCTGATCAATCATCTTGGCCATCACTTATTGCGGCGACGGATTCGACAATCACCGGAGATATTTACGTAGGGCTAGGAATGAATCCTCTAAAGACTAAGAAACCGAAGTTTGTAGATTTCCCCAAAAAGGCATTGGATGTGCAGCTTGCAGAAAGACTTTGGTTATTATCCGAGAAGTTAACCGGAGTACATTATGACTTGTAA
- a CDS encoding NAD(P)-dependent oxidoreductase: MKFTIFGASGGTGLQLIDQAINKGHTVKAFVRAADRIPFTREGLTVVEGNVFSEEDVGSAVEGQDAVFVALGATAGSPSDLCLRGTRSIVNAMRRHKVKRLVVLTGFGTSRESRDQLGIGMRMIVKLVSLITFREFYDKEKQDGIVRKSGLDWTIVQPSRLTNEPGKGQYKHGAFTPSMLAKISRVDVARFMIDSVEHARYIKQSSFIHD; encoded by the coding sequence ATGAAGTTTACCATCTTTGGAGCTAGCGGGGGTACGGGCTTACAGCTAATTGACCAAGCGATCAACAAGGGACATACCGTAAAAGCCTTTGTACGTGCCGCAGATCGAATCCCGTTTACCCGGGAGGGATTAACAGTTGTAGAAGGCAATGTATTTAGTGAAGAGGATGTAGGATCGGCTGTTGAGGGGCAAGACGCGGTGTTTGTAGCTTTAGGAGCCACAGCAGGAAGTCCTTCAGATCTATGCTTACGTGGGACTCGTTCAATTGTGAACGCGATGAGAAGGCATAAAGTAAAAAGACTGGTCGTTCTTACGGGCTTTGGCACCAGCAGAGAAAGCAGGGATCAGCTTGGAATTGGGATGAGAATGATTGTAAAACTAGTTTCTTTAATAACGTTCCGAGAGTTTTACGATAAGGAAAAGCAGGATGGTATTGTACGGAAAAGTGGATTGGACTGGACTATCGTTCAGCCTTCAAGGCTCACCAATGAGCCGGGCAAAGGGCAATATAAGCACGGTGCTTTTACTCCTTCCATGCTAGCTAAAATTTCTCGTGTCGACGTGGCTAGATTCATGATCGATTCAGTCGAACATGCGCGATATATCAAACAATCCTCGTTTATTCACGACTGA
- a CDS encoding AAA family ATPase, whose amino-acid sequence MQHPYLRQIQLKRQQVSTYNRYPFDLAVIRNLNTLDFHPKVTYIVGENGMGKSTLMESIAVAWGFNPEGGTINFSFSTQATHSSLYEYIQLIRGPRRPRDGFFFRAESYYNLATTIDELDSQPSFARPIIESYGGKSLHEQSHGESFFSTFIHRFGENGLYILDEPEAALSPLRQMAMLTRIHELVLQNSQFIIATHSPILMAYPDSIIYNLKPDGIEVQVLEETDHYMIMKEFVNNKDRMLRELFEEAQD is encoded by the coding sequence ATACAGCATCCCTATTTACGACAAATTCAGCTTAAGCGGCAACAAGTATCCACCTATAATCGTTACCCCTTTGATTTGGCGGTCATTCGAAACCTAAATACTCTTGATTTCCACCCCAAGGTAACCTATATCGTAGGTGAAAATGGGATGGGCAAATCAACACTGATGGAGTCCATTGCTGTCGCATGGGGATTTAACCCGGAGGGTGGGACGATCAACTTTTCCTTTTCAACCCAGGCTACTCACTCGAGCTTATATGAATATATACAATTGATCAGAGGTCCGCGACGCCCGAGGGATGGCTTCTTCTTCCGGGCAGAGAGTTATTATAATTTAGCCACAACGATCGATGAGTTGGACAGCCAACCTTCATTCGCTCGCCCTATTATAGAATCGTACGGTGGCAAGTCCTTGCATGAGCAATCGCACGGAGAGTCGTTCTTTTCCACTTTCATTCATCGGTTCGGGGAGAATGGATTATATATACTGGATGAGCCTGAGGCTGCACTGTCTCCCCTTCGCCAAATGGCGATGCTGACACGAATCCATGAACTTGTTTTGCAAAACTCTCAATTTATAATTGCGACCCATTCCCCGATCCTTATGGCATACCCAGATTCGATTATTTACAATCTAAAGCCGGATGGTATCGAGGTCCAAGTATTGGAAGAAACCGACCATTATATGATTATGAAAGAGTTTGTAAATAACAAGGATCGGATGCTCAGAGAGTTATTTGAAGAAGCTCAAGATTAA
- a CDS encoding Rrf2 family transcriptional regulator — MKQISSRFSMAVHILSMITLDPLYSTGDRIARSINSNPVVIRRIMAQLKKAGYIETKPGVAGASLLVSPERLTLLDIFHAVESVEGNQLFNFHKNTDPNCSVGMNIESILLPKLSNAQKVMEHELASVTLAQIVEQIRTEENVK, encoded by the coding sequence ATGAAACAAATAAGCAGTCGCTTTTCGATGGCAGTCCATATTCTCTCGATGATTACGTTGGATCCCCTATATAGTACAGGTGATCGAATTGCACGTAGCATCAATAGTAACCCTGTTGTAATTAGAAGGATCATGGCCCAGCTCAAAAAAGCAGGGTATATTGAAACAAAACCAGGAGTTGCGGGGGCCTCCCTTCTGGTATCGCCCGAAAGACTAACTCTGCTGGATATCTTTCATGCTGTCGAATCTGTGGAAGGAAATCAGCTTTTCAATTTTCACAAGAATACTGACCCCAATTGCTCTGTAGGTATGAACATTGAATCGATACTATTACCAAAACTCTCTAATGCGCAGAAGGTCATGGAGCATGAACTGGCTTCTGTTACCCTAGCTCAAATTGTGGAGCAAATACGGACAGAGGAAAATGTAAAATAA
- the ilvD gene encoding dihydroxy-acid dehydratase: protein MENKKDLRIRSKVISEGANRVPNRAMLRAVGFQDEDFKKPMIGIASTWSEVTPCNMHINDLAVQAKRGARNNGGAPLIFNTITVSDGISMGHGGMLFSLPSREAIADSIEIVTGAERFDGVVAIGGCDKNTPACLMAIGRMNIPSVYVYGGTIQPGNLDGKKVDIVSAFEAVGQYQDGKITDEQLHKVECSVCPGPGACGGMYTANTMAAAAEAMGMCLPGSSSTSAISADKALECEAAGKQVISLLEQEIYPRDIMTKKAFENAITVVMALGGSTNAFLHLLAIAHSVEVDLTLDDFERIRLRVPHLADLKPSGQYVMQDLNDIGGVSGVMKLLLAEGLLHGDCLTVTGKTLAENLAEAAPLQNDQEIIRPLNNPLKPNGPLVVLRGNLAPEGAVAKMSGMKIQQFSGPTKVYDSEDEATEAIMNDEIQKGDVLVIRYCGPKGGPGMPEMLSVTALIVGKGLGGKVALITDGRFSGGSHGFVVGHVSPEAQVGGPISLLQNGDIITIDSDIQEIKVEVPEEELAARAQAWVQPPLKVKSGVLAKYAKLVSSASRGAVTDLME, encoded by the coding sequence ATGGAAAATAAAAAAGATCTTCGCATTCGAAGCAAGGTAATCAGTGAAGGTGCTAACCGGGTACCGAACAGAGCGATGCTGCGTGCAGTTGGATTTCAAGATGAGGATTTTAAAAAGCCAATGATCGGAATAGCAAGTACGTGGAGTGAAGTAACACCGTGTAATATGCACATCAATGATTTAGCGGTGCAAGCTAAGCGGGGCGCACGTAATAACGGCGGTGCTCCACTAATTTTTAATACGATTACCGTTTCTGATGGGATCTCGATGGGGCATGGCGGGATGTTGTTCTCGCTACCAAGTCGGGAAGCTATAGCTGATTCGATTGAAATTGTGACCGGAGCCGAGCGTTTTGACGGCGTTGTTGCAATCGGTGGGTGTGACAAGAATACGCCTGCATGTTTGATGGCTATTGGAAGGATGAATATTCCTTCTGTTTATGTATATGGAGGAACCATTCAACCTGGTAATCTCGACGGTAAAAAAGTGGATATCGTTTCAGCTTTTGAAGCCGTTGGGCAATATCAAGATGGAAAAATAACAGATGAACAATTGCATAAGGTCGAATGCAGTGTTTGTCCAGGTCCAGGGGCTTGTGGGGGGATGTATACCGCTAATACGATGGCCGCAGCTGCAGAAGCAATGGGTATGTGTTTGCCTGGTTCTTCTTCGACATCAGCTATCTCAGCGGATAAAGCATTGGAATGCGAAGCAGCCGGTAAGCAGGTCATCTCACTTCTTGAACAGGAAATCTACCCAAGAGACATTATGACGAAGAAAGCATTTGAGAATGCGATCACCGTTGTTATGGCTCTAGGGGGATCAACCAACGCATTTCTCCATCTGCTAGCTATTGCGCACTCCGTAGAAGTGGATTTAACCTTGGATGATTTTGAGCGAATTCGCTTACGTGTTCCTCATTTGGCAGATCTGAAGCCAAGTGGTCAGTATGTCATGCAGGATTTGAATGATATTGGTGGTGTTTCCGGGGTAATGAAGCTATTGCTCGCTGAGGGATTACTTCATGGGGATTGCCTCACCGTAACTGGTAAAACGTTAGCGGAGAATTTAGCGGAAGCTGCTCCACTACAGAATGATCAAGAGATTATACGTCCACTCAATAATCCGCTTAAACCAAATGGACCACTGGTTGTGCTTCGAGGAAACCTAGCTCCTGAAGGCGCTGTTGCCAAAATGTCAGGCATGAAGATACAACAGTTTTCCGGACCGACAAAGGTGTACGATAGCGAAGATGAAGCGACAGAAGCGATCATGAATGATGAAATTCAAAAAGGGGACGTATTGGTCATACGCTATTGTGGACCGAAGGGTGGACCAGGTATGCCTGAGATGCTTTCCGTTACAGCACTCATTGTAGGGAAAGGTCTCGGTGGGAAAGTTGCTCTCATAACAGATGGTAGGTTCTCGGGTGGCTCGCATGGATTTGTAGTCGGCCATGTATCCCCTGAGGCACAAGTAGGTGGACCGATCTCTTTGCTCCAAAATGGAGATATTATCACCATTGATAGCGACATTCAGGAAATTAAGGTTGAAGTGCCAGAAGAAGAGTTGGCCGCTCGAGCGCAAGCTTGGGTACAACCGCCACTGAAAGTGAAATCCGGTGTACTTGCCAAATATGCTAAATTAGTTTCCTCTGCTTCAAGAGGTGCAGTAACAGATTTGATGGAATAG
- a CDS encoding TetR/AcrR family transcriptional regulator yields the protein MRYRDDNKVEAIYDATIQLINEIGFSDTSISKIAKRASVSAATIYIYHENKEDLLYKTYLKIKGKMSEEMFQGVDHTRTVYERFEAIIRNYVDFIQSFKEYFLFLEQIMNSPLPQKWCLEDTASQFQPIYEMFEVGIRQEILKKEDINMLVVYSILPIAELLKTHLKNGTILNSKQLDSAIKMSWDAIKA from the coding sequence ATGAGATATAGAGATGATAACAAAGTCGAAGCAATATATGACGCGACCATACAGCTGATTAATGAGATCGGTTTCTCTGACACGTCGATATCAAAAATTGCCAAAAGAGCGAGTGTATCGGCAGCGACGATTTATATTTACCATGAGAACAAAGAGGATCTGCTCTATAAGACCTACTTGAAGATTAAAGGCAAGATGAGCGAGGAAATGTTTCAGGGAGTGGATCATACCCGAACAGTTTACGAACGATTTGAGGCTATCATCCGCAACTATGTTGATTTTATTCAATCCTTCAAAGAATATTTTTTGTTTCTGGAGCAAATAATGAATTCGCCTTTGCCCCAGAAATGGTGCCTAGAGGATACGGCAAGTCAGTTTCAACCGATCTACGAGATGTTTGAAGTCGGCATCCGACAGGAGATCTTGAAGAAAGAGGATATTAACATGCTAGTTGTTTACTCCATCTTGCCAATAGCCGAATTGTTGAAAACACATTTGAAGAACGGGACCATATTGAATAGTAAACAATTAGATTCTGCCATCAAGATGAGTTGGGACGCTATTAAGGCATAA
- the arr gene encoding NAD(+)--rifampin ADP-ribosyltransferase, translated as MAEILDNGPFYHGTRADLQIGDLLTPGFRSNYNPDVVMNHIYFTALRDGAGLAAELAKGGDVPRVYLVEPTGEWENDPNVTDKKFPGNPTRSYRSKAPLKIVGEVKDWVRQTPEQLAVWRKRLAKIDKGEILN; from the coding sequence ATGGCTGAAATTCTTGACAATGGTCCTTTTTATCATGGGACACGAGCAGATTTGCAGATTGGAGACTTGCTCACACCTGGCTTTCGCTCAAATTACAATCCGGATGTTGTGATGAATCACATTTATTTCACAGCTTTGCGTGATGGGGCTGGGTTAGCTGCTGAGTTGGCAAAAGGCGGTGATGTACCGCGCGTGTATCTCGTTGAGCCGACAGGCGAATGGGAAAATGACCCAAATGTGACGGATAAGAAATTTCCAGGTAATCCGACACGATCATATCGAAGCAAAGCCCCACTAAAAATTGTTGGCGAAGTGAAAGATTGGGTGCGACAAACGCCTGAACAACTCGCAGTTTGGCGAAAACGTTTGGCGAAAATAGATAAAGGCGAGATTCTAAATTAG